The proteins below come from a single Nostoc sp. KVJ3 genomic window:
- the ileS gene encoding isoleucine--tRNA ligase, whose product MTESGSYKDTVNLPKTNFEMRANAIKREPEIQKFWEENKIYDRLFENNPGELFILHDGPPYANGSLHIGHALNKILKDIINRYQLLQGRKVRYVPGWDCHGLPIELKVLQNMKSAERQNLTPLQLRQKAKEFALATVDNQRQNFKRYGIWGNWENPYLTLKPEYEAAQIGVFGQMFLKGYIYRGLKPVHWSPSSKTALAEAELEYPEGHVSRSIYAAFAITSLAEAVKPLLAEYQSDLGVAIWTTTPWTIPGNLAVAVNADLNYAVVEVSHPEGEAQSNFKYLIVAADLIERLSSTLGVELTVKATFKGNDLEHTTYRHPLYDRESPIVVGGDYITTESGTGLVHTAPGHGQEDYIVGQRYGLAILAPVDDNGNFTEEAGEFAGLNVLGDGNQAVIDALSAAGSLLKEEAYPHKYPYDWRTKKPTIFRATEQWFASVEGFREEALKAIATVKWIPAQGENRITPMVAERSDWCISRQRSWGVPIPVFYDEATGEVLLNEEIINHVQGIIAEKGSDAWWELSVEELLPESYRNNGKSYRRGTDTMDVWFDSGSSWASVVQQRPELRYPADIYLEGSDQHRGWFQSSLLTSVAVNDIAPYKTVLTHGFALDEQGRKMSKSEGNVVDPNIIIEGGKNQKVEPAYGADVLRLWVSSVDYSGDVRIGKNIIKQMNDVRGKIRNTARFLLGSLDDFDPEKDTVPFEELPELDRYMLHRIGEVFEEVTEAFESFQFFRFFQTVQNFCVVDLSNFYLDVAKDRLYISAKDAFRRRSCQTVLKIALDNLARAIAPVLSHTAEDIWQYLPYKTPYKSVFQAGWVQIEEKWRNPELARFWETLRQLRTDVNKVLEQARIEKLIGSSLEAKALIYIPDKQLGDAIKAFNPVKGNGIDELRYLLLTSQVELLDSTQGLQGLKYTAQTEDWTIAVVNADGQKCDRCWNYSTYVGESAEHPLICDRCVAALAGEF is encoded by the coding sequence GTGACCGAATCAGGAAGTTACAAAGATACTGTAAACCTACCCAAGACTAACTTTGAGATGCGGGCAAACGCTATCAAGCGTGAGCCGGAAATCCAGAAATTTTGGGAAGAAAATAAAATTTACGATCGCCTCTTTGAAAATAACCCCGGCGAATTATTTATACTGCACGATGGGCCTCCCTACGCTAATGGCTCACTCCATATTGGTCATGCCTTAAATAAAATTCTCAAAGATATTATTAACCGCTACCAACTGCTACAAGGGCGTAAAGTGCGCTACGTTCCTGGTTGGGATTGTCACGGCTTGCCAATTGAGTTGAAAGTTTTGCAGAACATGAAGTCAGCAGAACGGCAAAATTTAACACCTCTACAACTGCGCCAAAAAGCGAAAGAATTTGCCCTAGCTACAGTAGATAACCAGCGCCAAAATTTTAAACGCTACGGTATTTGGGGTAATTGGGAAAATCCTTATCTAACTCTGAAGCCGGAATATGAAGCGGCTCAAATTGGCGTGTTTGGTCAGATGTTCTTAAAAGGCTACATCTATCGCGGTTTGAAGCCGGTTCACTGGAGTCCGAGTTCTAAAACTGCTTTGGCTGAAGCTGAGTTGGAATATCCTGAAGGTCACGTTTCCCGCAGTATCTATGCAGCTTTTGCAATTACAAGTTTGGCGGAAGCTGTAAAACCACTGTTGGCGGAATATCAGTCAGATTTGGGTGTGGCTATTTGGACAACTACACCTTGGACTATTCCGGGGAATTTGGCTGTGGCGGTGAATGCAGATTTAAATTATGCAGTGGTGGAAGTTTCTCACCCAGAGGGAGAAGCCCAGAGTAATTTTAAATACCTGATTGTTGCTGCTGATTTAATCGAACGTTTATCTTCAACGTTGGGAGTTGAGTTAACTGTAAAAGCCACATTCAAAGGGAATGATTTAGAACATACTACTTATCGTCATCCTCTATATGACCGCGAAAGTCCAATTGTTGTGGGTGGCGATTACATCACTACTGAATCGGGTACTGGATTGGTACATACTGCACCCGGTCACGGTCAAGAAGATTACATTGTTGGTCAGCGTTACGGTTTAGCAATCCTTGCACCAGTGGATGACAACGGCAATTTTACCGAAGAAGCGGGAGAGTTTGCGGGGTTAAATGTGTTGGGTGATGGGAATCAGGCGGTGATTGATGCTTTAAGTGCGGCTGGTTCTTTGTTGAAAGAAGAAGCATATCCTCACAAGTATCCTTATGATTGGCGGACGAAAAAGCCAACGATTTTCCGCGCCACTGAACAATGGTTTGCTTCTGTGGAAGGATTTAGAGAAGAAGCATTAAAGGCGATCGCCACGGTAAAATGGATTCCAGCCCAAGGTGAAAATCGCATCACGCCAATGGTAGCGGAACGTTCCGATTGGTGCATCTCTCGTCAGCGCAGTTGGGGTGTACCCATTCCCGTTTTCTACGATGAAGCCACCGGGGAAGTATTGCTAAATGAGGAAATTATCAACCACGTCCAAGGAATTATCGCCGAAAAAGGTTCTGATGCTTGGTGGGAATTATCCGTTGAGGAGTTATTACCAGAATCTTATCGTAATAATGGTAAGTCTTACCGCAGAGGTACAGACACAATGGATGTATGGTTTGATTCTGGTTCATCTTGGGCATCTGTCGTCCAACAGCGTCCAGAGTTACGCTATCCTGCTGATATCTATTTGGAAGGTTCCGACCAACATCGCGGTTGGTTTCAATCCAGCTTGCTCACCAGTGTAGCAGTGAATGACATTGCGCCTTACAAAACTGTGCTAACTCACGGCTTCGCTTTGGATGAACAAGGGCGAAAGATGAGTAAGTCTGAAGGAAATGTGGTTGACCCAAATATAATCATTGAAGGCGGGAAAAATCAAAAAGTAGAACCGGCTTACGGTGCAGATGTATTGAGATTGTGGGTATCATCGGTAGACTACTCCGGCGATGTCCGCATTGGCAAAAACATCATCAAGCAGATGAATGATGTTAGAGGCAAAATTCGTAATACGGCGCGGTTTTTGCTGGGTAGCTTGGATGATTTTGACCCAGAAAAAGATACAGTTCCCTTTGAGGAATTGCCAGAACTTGACCGTTATATGCTACACCGCATCGGCGAGGTATTTGAGGAAGTAACCGAAGCCTTTGAGAGTTTCCAATTCTTCCGCTTTTTCCAAACTGTACAGAATTTCTGCGTGGTGGATTTATCCAACTTTTATTTAGATGTTGCCAAAGATAGGTTATACATCAGTGCAAAGGATGCTTTCCGCCGTCGCAGTTGTCAAACGGTGCTGAAAATAGCTTTAGATAATTTAGCACGAGCGATCGCACCAGTATTATCCCACACTGCCGAGGATATTTGGCAATATCTCCCCTACAAAACACCTTACAAATCGGTATTTCAAGCCGGTTGGGTGCAGATTGAGGAAAAATGGCGGAATCCAGAATTGGCGAGATTTTGGGAAACACTACGACAACTCCGCACCGATGTTAATAAGGTGTTAGAACAAGCCAGGATTGAAAAACTTATTGGTTCTTCCCTGGAAGCAAAAGCTTTGATTTACATACCTGATAAACAGTTAGGTGATGCTATCAAAGCCTTTAACCCCGTTAAGGGTAACGGGATTGACGAACTGCGGTATCTATTGCTGACTTCCCAGGTGGAATTATTAGATTCTACTCAAGGGTTGCAAGGATTAAAATATACGGCGCAAACGGAAGACTGGACAATTGCTGTAGTGAATGCAGACGGACAAAAATGCGATCGCTGTTGGAACTACTCTACTTATGTGGGAGAATCAGCAGAACATCCCTTAATTTGCGATCGTTGCGTTGCAGCCTTAGCTGGAGAGTTCTAG
- a CDS encoding histidine decarboxylase — translation MSNKVATELADFLLQIEQRSQYHAGYPYNLSCDYSAIAKFFNHLLNNAGDPYIEPDFGLHSRKFEQEVLSFFAHLYKIPESQFWGYVTAGGTEGNLYGMFLAREIYPNGILYSSQDSHYSIPKAAKLFRIQHNVVNSQINGEMDYDHFEQLISENCSYPAIINLNIGTTVKGAIDNLDKVLEILERHQIKDYYIHCDAALSGLILPFLDGAPQVNFQKPIDSVAISAKFIGSPLPCGVVLTKKKWVEKVETEIEYIGSKDTTILGSRNGHTPLILWYALQTRGYAGLAKEANTCINNAQYLFQQLQIREYPCMLNNFSNTVVFQKPSQRLIKKWQLAFFENWAHIIVMQNISRDKIDTFINELLLEEGLLNNAEEFQLQPVLH, via the coding sequence ATGTCAAATAAAGTTGCTACAGAGTTGGCCGATTTTTTGCTGCAAATAGAACAGCGATCGCAGTATCATGCAGGTTATCCATATAATTTAAGTTGTGATTACAGTGCGATCGCTAAATTTTTCAATCATCTGTTAAATAATGCTGGAGACCCATATATTGAGCCAGATTTTGGTCTCCATTCTCGTAAGTTTGAGCAAGAAGTATTATCTTTTTTTGCTCACCTCTATAAGATTCCAGAGAGTCAGTTTTGGGGTTATGTTACTGCTGGTGGAACTGAAGGTAATTTATATGGAATGTTCTTAGCAAGAGAAATTTACCCTAATGGGATTCTTTACTCATCACAAGACTCTCATTACTCAATTCCCAAAGCCGCGAAATTATTCCGCATCCAACATAATGTTGTTAATTCACAAATCAATGGAGAGATGGATTATGACCATTTTGAACAACTAATTAGCGAAAACTGTAGTTATCCAGCCATCATCAATTTAAATATTGGGACTACTGTCAAAGGTGCAATTGATAACTTAGATAAAGTTCTAGAAATTTTAGAACGTCATCAGATTAAAGATTACTATATTCATTGTGATGCTGCACTTTCAGGATTAATATTACCGTTTTTAGATGGCGCTCCCCAAGTTAACTTTCAAAAGCCCATAGATAGTGTAGCTATTTCTGCTAAATTCATTGGTTCTCCATTACCTTGTGGTGTAGTTTTAACTAAGAAGAAATGGGTAGAAAAAGTTGAAACAGAAATTGAATATATTGGTTCAAAAGATACAACTATTTTGGGTTCTAGAAACGGTCATACTCCCTTGATTCTCTGGTATGCACTACAAACCAGAGGTTATGCTGGATTAGCGAAAGAGGCAAATACCTGTATTAATAATGCCCAATATCTTTTCCAACAACTTCAAATCAGAGAATATCCATGTATGTTAAATAATTTTTCCAATACCGTAGTGTTTCAAAAACCTTCTCAAAGGTTAATTAAAAAGTGGCAGTTAGCATTTTTTGAAAATTGGGCCCATATTATAGTAATGCAAAATATTAGTCGAGATAAAATTGATACTTTTATTAATGAACTTTTGTTAGAAGAAGGGTTACTTAATAATGCAGAAGAATTTCAGCTACAGCCAGTACTACACTAA
- a CDS encoding metal ABC transporter ATP-binding protein, which produces MNQDIAILKVEGLTVYQGSYLAVRDVSFELLPGTDTAIVGPNGAGKSTLVKAILDLIPRSNGTIEILGRPIARLGRLRHLLGYMPQNFIFDRSFPISVSELVGLGWTKEGKKGDLFFSKLWRKDREKSVAVVEALRRTDAYHLQHQAIGTLSGGQLKRVLLAYCLVMPRKLLVLDEAFAGVDVQGSADFYALLNELKREEGWTVLQVSHDIDMVNRHCDRVLCLNQSIVCTGKPEIALSPQNLLATYGPGFSRYQHQH; this is translated from the coding sequence ATGAATCAAGACATTGCTATTTTGAAGGTAGAAGGATTAACTGTGTATCAAGGCAGCTATCTAGCTGTTCGAGATGTTTCCTTTGAATTGTTGCCAGGAACAGATACAGCCATCGTCGGCCCCAATGGTGCTGGTAAAAGTACACTGGTAAAGGCGATTTTAGATTTGATACCTCGAAGTAATGGTACGATTGAAATATTAGGTCGCCCAATTGCAAGGCTGGGGCGTTTACGACACCTGTTGGGCTATATGCCGCAAAATTTCATCTTTGACCGCAGCTTTCCTATTTCTGTCAGCGAATTAGTGGGATTGGGATGGACTAAAGAAGGGAAAAAAGGAGATTTATTTTTTTCTAAGCTGTGGAGAAAAGACAGAGAAAAATCGGTAGCAGTAGTAGAAGCTTTACGACGAACTGATGCTTATCATCTACAGCATCAAGCTATTGGTACTCTTAGCGGTGGTCAACTCAAACGGGTGTTGTTGGCTTATTGTTTAGTAATGCCTCGGAAACTTTTGGTACTCGATGAAGCCTTTGCTGGTGTTGATGTGCAAGGTTCAGCAGATTTTTACGCTTTGCTAAATGAATTAAAGCGAGAGGAGGGGTGGACGGTATTGCAAGTTTCTCATGATATTGATATGGTAAATCGCCATTGCGATCGCGTGCTTTGTCTTAACCAAAGTATTGTTTGTACTGGTAAACCAGAAATTGCCCTTTCACCACAAAACCTATTAGCAACATACGGCCCAGGTTTCAGCCGCTATCAGCACCAACATTAA
- a CDS encoding Crp/Fnr family transcriptional regulator, whose amino-acid sequence MLSPVTTVSIFQKQPDPKAFSAGEVIFAEGQSGDIMYGILEGEVDIVVNEKVVETIETGEVFGAGILVGVESRTYTAIAKENTKLGFLDKEGFLFAVQETPMFAIQVMKSYSERLSRLQRMV is encoded by the coding sequence ATGCTAAGTCCTGTAACAACAGTCAGTATATTTCAAAAACAACCCGACCCTAAAGCATTCTCAGCAGGTGAAGTCATCTTTGCAGAAGGACAGTCTGGTGATATTATGTACGGCATTCTCGAAGGAGAGGTAGATATAGTAGTCAATGAAAAGGTTGTAGAAACCATTGAAACGGGCGAAGTTTTTGGTGCTGGGATACTTGTAGGAGTAGAAAGTAGAACTTACACAGCTATTGCCAAGGAGAATACCAAACTAGGTTTTCTTGATAAAGAAGGGTTTCTGTTTGCCGTTCAGGAAACACCTATGTTTGCCATACAGGTGATGAAAAGTTACTCAGAACGTCTGAGTCGTTTACAGCGGATGGTCTAA
- a CDS encoding metal ABC transporter permease, which yields MDYFFNDCQIARLAIASSNDLIKLLEFPFMQRAIVGAVLMGILGGMLGSFVTLRQLSFFSHAVGHAALVGVALGVLLQINPTWMLLPFTLVFGVIVLYFIDKTDLGSDSVLSIVLSGALAIGVILTSLIKGYRGNLMAVLFGDILAIDTTDLILTLLVLVGGSIFLLSTLRQQILLTLNPDVAQVQGIPVQLYRYMFVVLLSLAVAVAIKAVGVLLVNAFLVIPASTAKLMSHHFSRFLVISVIVGSISSIAGIIVSGIFNFASGPSIVLVQFLLFVAVFIWFKLNLKAA from the coding sequence ATGGATTATTTTTTCAATGATTGTCAGATAGCAAGGCTGGCGATCGCCAGTAGTAATGATTTGATAAAGTTATTAGAATTCCCGTTTATGCAGCGGGCGATCGTCGGTGCTGTGTTAATGGGGATACTTGGCGGGATGTTGGGTAGTTTTGTCACCTTGCGTCAGTTGTCCTTTTTTAGCCACGCCGTTGGTCATGCAGCCTTAGTAGGTGTGGCGTTAGGTGTGCTTCTACAAATAAATCCTACTTGGATGCTGTTACCTTTTACCTTAGTTTTCGGGGTGATTGTTCTCTACTTCATCGACAAAACCGATTTAGGTAGCGATAGCGTCCTTAGTATAGTGCTATCCGGGGCATTAGCGATCGGTGTGATTCTCACAAGCCTGATTAAAGGATATCGTGGCAACTTGATGGCGGTGCTGTTCGGCGATATTCTAGCGATCGATACCACAGATTTGATTTTGACGCTGCTAGTACTTGTGGGAGGTAGCATATTTTTACTATCAACCCTGCGGCAGCAAATTTTGTTAACCCTGAACCCTGATGTAGCCCAAGTTCAAGGCATTCCCGTCCAATTATACCGCTATATGTTTGTGGTCTTGCTTTCCCTCGCCGTTGCTGTAGCAATTAAAGCCGTCGGTGTTTTACTTGTGAACGCCTTTTTGGTTATTCCCGCCTCCACTGCCAAACTGATGAGTCACCACTTTAGCCGTTTTCTAGTCATATCGGTGATAGTTGGTTCCATTAGCAGCATTGCTGGCATCATTGTCTCAGGTATTTTCAACTTTGCTTCTGGCCCAAGTATTGTTCTTGTCCAATTTCTGCTATTTGTAGCCGTTTTCATCTGGTTTAAATTGAATTTGAAAGCTGCATAA
- a CDS encoding Lin0512 family protein → MARKRLIIEMGMGIDQHGQEPTVAASRAVRNAIAHNALPGVWEVAGLSHPNEMIIEVQVAVPYPEQVREEEVLAVLPFGQKTLTVESGGMIVQGRAIPELNDKNDEMLIAIASVTVLIESPD, encoded by the coding sequence ATGGCACGTAAACGGTTGATTATTGAAATGGGGATGGGAATAGATCAACATGGACAAGAGCCTACAGTAGCAGCATCTAGAGCAGTACGGAATGCGATCGCTCACAATGCCTTACCTGGTGTTTGGGAAGTGGCAGGTTTAAGTCACCCCAATGAAATGATTATAGAGGTTCAGGTAGCAGTTCCATACCCAGAACAAGTTAGAGAAGAAGAAGTACTAGCTGTATTACCATTTGGTCAAAAAACTCTGACTGTAGAATCTGGAGGCATGATAGTTCAAGGGCGGGCGATTCCCGAACTTAACGATAAAAATGATGAGATGTTGATTGCGATCGCATCTGTTACAGTTCTGATCGAATCGCCAGATTAG
- a CDS encoding iron uptake porin yields the protein MQKFCKYLLISPAVCCAMLFVNTAAFAGETSGTSEINQPVLHNPDTQTQITGQVTSVSQFSDVQPTDWAFQALQSLVERYGCIAGYPNSTYRGNRALTRYEFAAGLNACLDRVNELIATATGDLVTKQDLATLQKLQTDFSAELATLRGRVDAVEAKTAELEAHQFSTTTKLNGEVVIAIASVISGNTVNGQKVNQNTVLGDRVRLNLDTSFTGKDLLRTRLQATNLGLFSDTATFTPEGDFRFAGGNNNNGVVIDALLYQFPLGKKTGITLEANAGAIDDFTNTVNPYLDGDGGSGAFSHFGTRNPIYYLANGAGIGIKHEFSDKLELSLGYLGNDTANPQLGSGLFNGAYGAIAQLTVKPTNQITVGLTYLNAYKNTFFANGSGGSNNANNILENASSNSYGIEASFQPSSKFVIGGWAGLTKARIVSDTPGDAEIWNYAVTLAFPDLGKAGNIGGIIVGMEPKVTSVSNSLSNAGINKDPDTSYHIEAFYQYKLSENITITPGVIWLTSPDHNNDNDDIIIGALRTTFSF from the coding sequence ATGCAAAAATTCTGTAAATATCTGCTAATTAGTCCAGCAGTCTGCTGTGCAATGCTATTTGTGAATACTGCTGCATTTGCAGGTGAAACATCAGGTACGTCTGAAATCAATCAACCAGTTTTACATAATCCAGACACACAAACTCAGATAACGGGCCAAGTTACCTCAGTATCTCAATTTTCTGATGTACAACCCACTGACTGGGCATTCCAAGCATTGCAGTCGTTGGTTGAGCGCTATGGCTGTATTGCAGGATACCCAAATAGCACTTATCGCGGGAATCGGGCATTAACGCGATATGAGTTTGCTGCTGGTTTAAATGCTTGTCTCGATCGTGTTAATGAACTTATTGCTACAGCTACGGGTGATTTAGTTACTAAACAAGATTTAGCCACATTACAAAAACTGCAAACAGATTTTTCAGCAGAATTGGCGACACTCCGAGGTCGTGTAGATGCCGTAGAAGCTAAAACTGCGGAATTGGAGGCACATCAGTTTTCCACCACAACCAAACTAAACGGGGAAGTGGTAATAGCGATCGCAAGTGTTATAAGTGGGAATACAGTTAATGGGCAAAAAGTCAACCAAAATACTGTCCTTGGAGATCGGGTGCGTCTGAATCTCGACACCAGTTTTACTGGGAAAGATTTACTTAGAACACGACTTCAAGCAACAAACTTAGGTCTGTTCTCTGATACTGCCACCTTTACACCAGAAGGTGACTTCCGATTTGCTGGTGGTAACAACAATAATGGAGTTGTGATAGACGCGCTGTTGTATCAGTTCCCTCTCGGCAAGAAGACAGGAATCACCCTAGAAGCAAATGCAGGTGCAATTGATGATTTTACTAATACAGTCAACCCATATCTAGATGGGGACGGCGGTAGCGGTGCTTTTTCCCATTTTGGGACTCGCAACCCAATTTATTATCTAGCCAATGGTGCTGGTATAGGAATCAAACACGAGTTCAGTGATAAGCTAGAACTAAGCTTGGGGTATTTAGGAAATGATACAGCTAATCCTCAGCTAGGCTCTGGACTATTCAACGGTGCTTATGGTGCGATCGCACAGTTAACTGTTAAGCCTACTAATCAAATTACCGTTGGTTTGACTTACCTTAACGCCTACAAAAATACTTTTTTTGCCAATGGTAGTGGCGGGAGCAATAACGCTAATAACATATTAGAGAATGCTTCTAGTAACTCCTACGGTATAGAAGCATCCTTCCAACCTAGCTCAAAATTTGTGATTGGCGGTTGGGCTGGCTTGACCAAAGCTCGCATCGTTTCAGATACTCCTGGTGATGCTGAGATATGGAACTATGCGGTAACGCTAGCTTTCCCGGATCTTGGTAAAGCAGGTAACATTGGAGGCATTATTGTGGGTATGGAACCGAAAGTTACCAGTGTGAGCAATTCTCTCAGCAATGCAGGTATCAATAAAGATCCCGATACATCCTATCATATTGAGGCTTTTTATCAGTATAAGCTGAGTGAGAATATCACCATTACCCCAGGAGTCATCTGGTTAACATCCCCAGATCATAATAATGACAACGATGATATTATTATTGGCGCACTAAGAACCACATTCAGTTTCTAA
- a CDS encoding metal ABC transporter substrate-binding protein, with protein MGNYTGLRTGRQRSGILSIIALLMLSMTTGCSQSNPNQGGTSEESPPAQGITSTPVAQSGKTKVVTTFLPIYLFTKAVAGNVADVEILVPPGTEVHEYQATPENVKAIATANVLVKNGLGLEGFLENTVKNAQNSKLVEIDASKGIKPLNEISPVVKTAKNDEDKEHTQGNPHVWLDPVLAKQEVTNIRDGLIAANPGNKATYEANAGAYIKELEGLNNEFQQTLQKTPSCTFITFHDAFPYLAKRYNLKQVAVVQIPEDQLSPTDVQNAVNAVKKYKVKALFSEPGVDNKLLVSLSKDLKLTLRPLDSLETGETDPQHYFQAMKANLQILETSCK; from the coding sequence ATGGGGAATTACACAGGACTTAGAACAGGTAGACAAAGAAGCGGCATCTTGTCGATAATTGCTCTGTTAATGTTATCAATGACTACTGGCTGTAGCCAATCGAATCCGAATCAGGGAGGAACTTCTGAGGAGTCGCCACCAGCACAGGGTATTACATCCACCCCAGTAGCGCAGTCGGGAAAAACTAAAGTAGTGACAACATTTTTGCCGATATATTTGTTTACTAAGGCAGTAGCGGGGAATGTAGCAGATGTGGAAATTTTAGTACCACCGGGTACGGAGGTACATGAGTACCAAGCGACACCAGAAAACGTCAAAGCGATCGCAACTGCGAATGTGTTAGTTAAAAATGGTTTAGGTTTGGAGGGATTTCTGGAAAATACTGTCAAAAATGCCCAAAATTCCAAATTAGTTGAAATTGATGCAAGTAAAGGTATTAAACCCTTAAATGAAATTTCGCCCGTTGTGAAAACAGCGAAAAATGATGAAGACAAAGAACACACCCAAGGTAATCCTCATGTTTGGTTAGATCCAGTTTTGGCAAAACAAGAGGTAACTAACATTCGGGATGGTTTAATTGCTGCCAACCCAGGAAATAAAGCTACTTATGAAGCCAATGCTGGGGCTTATATTAAAGAATTAGAAGGTTTAAATAATGAATTTCAGCAGACTTTACAAAAAACTCCTAGTTGCACCTTTATTACCTTTCATGATGCATTTCCATATTTAGCAAAACGCTATAACCTCAAACAAGTTGCTGTGGTGCAAATTCCCGAAGATCAACTTTCACCAACGGATGTGCAAAATGCAGTTAATGCTGTGAAAAAGTACAAAGTTAAAGCTTTATTTAGTGAACCAGGAGTAGATAATAAATTGCTAGTTAGCCTCTCCAAAGACTTGAAGTTAACTTTACGTCCTCTGGATTCTCTGGAAACTGGTGAAACAGATCCGCAGCATTATTTCCAGGCAATGAAAGCTAACTTACAAATTCTGGAAACCTCATGTAAATGA